Sequence from the Bacteroidota bacterium genome:
GTCGAGGTGCAGCGCCAGGCCGTGCTCGCGCGCTGCCTCAGCGACCTCGTGCGCCAGGTCCAGCGGATAGACCACGCCGCCGGCCTTGTTGACTGTGTTTTCGAGGCAGACGAGCCGAGTGCGCGGCTCCCAGTCGTAGCGCCCGCGCACGACGGCGCGCACGTCGCCGCCCGTGAGCATCCCGCGCGCGTTGCCGACGGGGCGAAGCTGAACCCCGGAGAGGACCGCCGGACTGCCCGCTTCGTAGTGGAAGACGTGGCTCCGCTCGGCAAGCACAACCTCGTCGCCCGGCCGGGTGTGAACCTTAATGGCGAGCTGGTTGCCCATCACCCCGGTTGGCACGAAAAGGGCGGCCTCTTTGCCGAGCAGGTCTGCCACCCGCGCCTCCAGCCGCTCCACGGTCGGGTCCTCGCCGAACACGTCGTCGCCGACCTCGGCCTCGGCCATCGCCTGCCGCATCGCAGGCGTCGGCTTGGTCACGGTATCACTTCGAAAATCAGGCATAACGTTGAGGTGCGGATGTCGAACGACGAGAAAGACTCCCGTTCGTCGCTCGTCGCTCGTAACTCGACACTCGGCTCACCAGCCCATCTGGCGCATCCGGGTGAGGATCGTCCCGGCGTAGCTACCCATCTGCTGCGGGGTGCGGGCGCGCGGGTTGGGGATACAGGCGGCGAGGCGGGCCGCCTGCTCGCGCGACAGGTCCGCCGCCGAGATGCCGTAATGATGCTGCGCCGCCGCCTCGATCCCGAAGACGCCCGGCCCCCACTCGATCACATTGAGGTACAGCTCCAGAATCCGCTCTTTCGGCAGGATCAGCTCGGCGAGGTAGGCGAGGGGTACTTCGAGTCCTTTGCGGATGTACGAGCGGTGCGTCGTCAGGAAGAGGTTCTTGACGAGCTGCTGGGTGATGGTCGAGGCCCCGCGCGGTGCCACGCCGCGCCGGGCGGCGTCGGCGCGGACCTTCTCGATCTCCTCCCAGTCGATCCCGCCGTGGGTGTAGAACCGCGTGTCCTCGGCGGCGACGGCGGCGCGCCCAGCCTGCTCCGAGATGGCGGCCCCAGAGACGGGCGTGTAGCGAAAGTCAAAGTCGCCCTCCTCAAACACGGCCTCGATCTGGCGCTGGATCTGCACCGAGGTCACCGGCGGCGGCACGACGAGCATCGCCACGAGCCAGAGCGTGCACAGGCCGTAGAACGTCAGCACTGCGAGGACCGGCCAGAGCAGCACGCGGCCGACGATGGATGTCGGACCGGGGAGTTGGAATGTCTCGGCAGGCACGCGATCCGATATCTGAAATCCGAAACCTAAAAGTGCCCTACCGGCTGATTTCTAGGATCTCGAACGGGATCTTCCCGGCAGGTACCGTCACCTCCACCACGTCGCCGACCTCGTGCCCGAGCAGGCTCTTGCCGACCGGGCTGGCGACCGAAATCTTGCCCTTCGCCATGTCCGCCTCCTCGGCCGAGACGAGCGTGTACGTCGCCTCCTTCTTCGACTTCTTGTTCATCACCCGGACTTTCGAGAGGATGAACACCTTGGAGGTGTCGATCTGCTTCTCGTCGACCATGCGCGCGTTCGCAATCGTCGTTTCGAGCTTGGCGATGCGGGCCTCGAGGTGCCCCTGCGCTTCTTTGGCGGCGTCGTATTCGGCGTTCTCCGAGAGGTCGCCTTGGGCGCGCGCCTCGGCGATTTCTTGCGCGATCTCCTGCCGCCCTTTGGTCTTGGCGGTGCGAAGCTCGTCCTTCAGGTTTTCGAGTGCTTCCTCGGTGAGGTAAACAGGCTTGTCCATGAGTGGGTCGGTGTCGTCCCCAACAAAAAAGAACGCCGCACCCCGGGCTCCGGGACGTGGCGAATGGCTGCCGGAATATAATGCTGAGCG
This genomic interval carries:
- the mtgA gene encoding monofunctional biosynthetic peptidoglycan transglycosylase, producing MPAETFQLPGPTSIVGRVLLWPVLAVLTFYGLCTLWLVAMLVVPPPVTSVQIQRQIEAVFEEGDFDFRYTPVSGAAISEQAGRAAVAAEDTRFYTHGGIDWEEIEKVRADAARRGVAPRGASTITQQLVKNLFLTTHRSYIRKGLEVPLAYLAELILPKERILELYLNVIEWGPGVFGIEAAAQHHYGISAADLSREQAARLAACIPNPRARTPQQMGSYAGTILTRMRQMGW
- the greA gene encoding transcription elongation factor GreA — encoded protein: MDKPVYLTEEALENLKDELRTAKTKGRQEIAQEIAEARAQGDLSENAEYDAAKEAQGHLEARIAKLETTIANARMVDEKQIDTSKVFILSKVRVMNKKSKKEATYTLVSAEEADMAKGKISVASPVGKSLLGHEVGDVVEVTVPAGKIPFEILEISR